From the genome of Petrotoga sibirica DSM 13575:
TTATATTTATTATACCATATTTGTATACGTCATTTGCAGAGCAAATGAGGTTTTGGGTGCTGTTCAAAAGCATTACGAATAAAGTTTTTTGCAGAAAGCAGCAAAAAAATTAATTAAGTATTTAATGAATTATAATCTAAATATGTTAAAATTATAAAAAATAATCCAACCGATATAATTAAAAAAGGAGTCATAGAAACTAATGAATATTTTACTTTCAAATGACGATGGAATAATGTCTCCAGGTATTATTACTTTAAAAACTTATCTGCAAGAAAAGCATAATGTTTACGTTGTCGCCCCCGATATAGAACGAAGTGCAACTGGACATGGAATTACAGTCAGAAACCCTCTTTGGGCTAAAAAAGTTAAGTTTGGAGATACTTTTTTTGGTCATGCAGTGAATGGAACACCTGCTGACTGTGTTAAAATAGGATTAGATGCAATATATAAAGATATACATTTCGACTTTGTAATCTCCGGTATAAACAGGGGAGCGAATCTGGGAACGGATGTCCTTTATTCTGGTACCGTGTCTGCAGCATTAGAAGGTGCTGTTGGTGGTTATCCTTCTATCGCTGTTTCCTGTGTTGACTTTTCTAATCCTAACTTCGAAGATGGGGCAAAGGTTGTTTTGAATATCTTGGAAAAATTAGATTTGAACAATTGGCCTGAATTTACTACATTAAACATTAACATCCCAAGAATTCCGTATGATGAAATGAAAGGTTTAAAAATTACCAAGCAAAGCAGAAGAAGATACCAAGATTACTTTGAAGAAAGAAAAGATCCTTTTGGAAATTCTTATTATTGGATGTTGGGAAATATCATAGAAGATGATAACGATGATAATT
Proteins encoded in this window:
- the surE gene encoding 5'/3'-nucleotidase SurE; translation: MNILLSNDDGIMSPGIITLKTYLQEKHNVYVVAPDIERSATGHGITVRNPLWAKKVKFGDTFFGHAVNGTPADCVKIGLDAIYKDIHFDFVISGINRGANLGTDVLYSGTVSAALEGAVGGYPSIAVSCVDFSNPNFEDGAKVVLNILEKLDLNNWPEFTTLNINIPRIPYDEMKGLKITKQSRRRYQDYFEERKDPFGNSYYWMLGNIIEDDNDDNSDYNVIKQGYVSVTPLSVFMTKYDFIDELKSRLEV